The genomic segment GGCTGCCCTTCTGCGTCACTTCATACGTATTGTACTGAGAGAAGTCTTTGGTACACGGCACGCCGGAAGTTACGACCTGCATTGGCACGCGGATTGCCACCGGAACATTGTTCTGCTCCACGCTCCAATCCAGCATCGCCATGTATTCTTCCTTGGTTGTCGGCGCAAGATAGACCAGATTCGGAATATTCGCCATCATGGGAATGTCATAAATACCCAGATGGGTCACATCGTTCATACCATATACCGATGCCGCAAAGACCAGAATTGTCGCAGCATTGCTGTTGACACACAAATCCTGTGACAGCTGATCATAGGTGCGCTGAATAAAGGTGCTGTATACACCGTATACCGGCTTACCGCCATTGGCTGCGATGCCGGAAGCCAATGCAACTGCTGTTTCTTCCGCAATGCCGACATCTACAAACTGTTTGCCTGCCAGCTTTCTTCTGTTTGGTGTAAAGCCCAAAATCGGCGGCGTCGCAGAGGTAATACCAACCACTGCCGGATCTTTCTTCATCTTTTCCAACAAATACTGTGCGGTCAGTTCAGAATAGTCCTCGCCCGCATCGGCCAGCAGCGGCTTGCCGGTTTCCGGATCAAACGGCATACACCAATGCCAAGTTTCCTTATCCTGTTCAGCCGGCGCATATCCTTTGCCCTTTTGGGTGCAGATGTGTACAACAACCGGATATGTGCTGTCCTTTACCTGCTTGAATGCTTCAATCAAAGACGGGATATCATTGCCATTCTTGACAAATACATAATCCAGTCCCATCGCGCGAAACAAATTGCACGCTGCCTTTCCATCTGTGTCGCGCAGCTGCTTCAAATTCTGATACAGACCGCCGTGATTTTCTGCGATGGACATGTCATTGTCGTTGACGACAATAATCAGATTGCTGTTCAGCTCTGCTGCAAAATCCAGACCTTCGAGCGCTTCGCCGCCGCTCAGCGAACCATCTCCGATAATCGCAATAATGTTCTCGCTGCCACCGAGCAAATCTCTGCCCTTTGCCAGACCGCAGGCCAAGCTGACGGAAGTGGAGGTATGTCCAATCACAAAGAAATCATGCGCGCTCTCACTCGGTTCACTGTAACCGGATACATCGTCATAGTGCTCCTCATACAAAAAGGCGTCTTTTCTTCCGGTCAGCATCTTGTGGCAATAACTCTGATGCGAAACGTCAAAGACCATTTTATCCTTTGGAGAATCAAACACGGTATGCAGTGCAATCGTCGCTTCGACCATGCCAAAGTTTGGGCCAAAGTGTCCGCCATGCTTGCTGAGCTTACGAAACAGAGCCTCCCGCATCTCTTGCGCCAGCACATCCATTTGCTCCAAGCTGAGTTTTTTCACATCGTTCGGGCCGTCAATTCGTTCCAAATACATGAGGTATCCTCCTTATTTTCGGTGCGTTTCTGTTCATCATGGGCATTATAGCACCTCAAGTCAGGTTTAGGTCAAGTGTTTTTTATCGTTCTTTCAAAATAAAAATTTCTACAAATCATATGTCTTGTTCTTGCTTCAATTGTTGTAAAAAATCATCCATATCTCCTACAGCAGCTTTCACTTGAAAGGTTAAGCGATTGCGTGTATCTTCAATCACGCCCGTTATATTGAGATACCCTCTTGCGTGAAACGCAAAATCTATATGTGTCTCTGTATTTATAAAATAATCATTGTGTATCAGGGTTGTTTTTCCTGTATACGTTTCACACATCGCCGACAACTCGCTATATAGTTGTTGTAGCTCTAATACGGAAGAATCCATCTCCGCCGCACCTGCGAATGCACCGGACTTTACATAAACATGAAATCGGACATCCGGTGTATATGAATTCTGTAATAGGTTTAACGTTTGAAAGTTATTCAATACAAAATAATCTCCATTTTCGCATTTTAAAAGTGCCATGTATATCACCCGCCTGTTTCATCTGTTGTTTTTATCATACTCATTTTTCTCATTATGACAGATTATAATATGTTTGCCGCCGCAGGCTTTCGCCCGCGGCGGCTGCTTTTCTTCTTCATCTGTGCCCATATGCTCTCTTTTTTGTTCATACAAAATATTCTTCTCTATGAGAATGCATGGAAGAAATTCAAATTTCCCCTGTCTTTTCTCTTTACTTGTATTTTTACATTGCTTCAATTCGATCCAGAATATCAGCTGGCAAGCCGGATTTCAGCAGCACAGTTCTGACACGCGCCTTCGTATCCGCGTCCAGTTCCGGACGGTTATTCTCAAATTCATCCATCAATCGTTCGATTTCTTCCTGAATGCTGTCCTCATAATACGTTGGACTCTTGGTTTTTGCATCTCTGCCGCCGATGTGCGGCATGTACAAGTCCATAAAATAATCCAGTGTATAATCACAGGCAACAAAGCCGCCGGTATGTGCCTGTTCCTTGATGTCG from the Butyricicoccus intestinisimiae genome contains:
- a CDS encoding 1-deoxy-D-xylulose-5-phosphate synthase, producing MYLERIDGPNDVKKLSLEQMDVLAQEMREALFRKLSKHGGHFGPNFGMVEATIALHTVFDSPKDKMVFDVSHQSYCHKMLTGRKDAFLYEEHYDDVSGYSEPSESAHDFFVIGHTSTSVSLACGLAKGRDLLGGSENIIAIIGDGSLSGGEALEGLDFAAELNSNLIIVVNDNDMSIAENHGGLYQNLKQLRDTDGKAACNLFRAMGLDYVFVKNGNDIPSLIEAFKQVKDSTYPVVVHICTQKGKGYAPAEQDKETWHWCMPFDPETGKPLLADAGEDYSELTAQYLLEKMKKDPAVVGITSATPPILGFTPNRRKLAGKQFVDVGIAEETAVALASGIAANGGKPVYGVYSTFIQRTYDQLSQDLCVNSNAATILVFAASVYGMNDVTHLGIYDIPMMANIPNLVYLAPTTKEEYMAMLDWSVEQNNVPVAIRVPMQVVTSGVPCTKDFSQYNTYEVTQKGSRVAVIGLGNFYTLGQETAQEIAKQTGVQPTVINPMYITGVDEKLLESLKAEHDIVITAEDGILDGGFGEKIARFYGNSDMKVLNYGLKKEFLDRYDAEDVVKRNRLTAGQIAEDVIALL
- a CDS encoding trimethylamine methyltransferase family protein, encoding MDSVNATSIEKMIADFEVIRLVKAALTPFEVNEETLCLDDIKEQAHTGGFVACDYTLDYFMDLYMPHIGGRDAKTKSPTYYEDSIQEEIERLMDEFENNRPELDADTKARVRTVLLKSGLPADILDRIEAM